The following coding sequences are from one Streptomyces sp. NBC_01485 window:
- a CDS encoding LysR substrate-binding domain-containing protein — protein sequence MELRWLESFVTVAEELHFARASDRLHLAPSALSAQIRALESHLGVRLIDRGRRTRPALTSAGRLFVEEARLTLAQAARAEAVGRRAGRGELGHAQIAYVASAAFSGVLTDVLTRCAAPGTQLTLQVRELETPAQLEALACGDIDVGFLRWRPEYPAEVTAACLLTEDVVLALPADAPLAAYEAVPAAKLRDEQFVAPHFDEEYGCRDQILEVAERGGFSPRCAPPVRDFIAALTLVGGGLAVALVPDSLRRVQIPGVAYRPLADVPLTTRLVGAYRRGETSPAVRGVIRHLRKAAAATVGTG from the coding sequence GTGGAACTGCGCTGGCTGGAGTCGTTCGTCACCGTCGCGGAGGAACTGCATTTCGCGCGGGCGTCGGACCGTCTGCATCTCGCTCCGTCGGCGCTCAGCGCCCAGATCAGGGCGCTGGAATCGCACCTGGGCGTCCGCCTGATCGACCGCGGACGACGCACCCGCCCGGCGCTGACCAGCGCCGGGCGGCTCTTCGTCGAAGAGGCGCGGCTGACCCTCGCCCAGGCCGCGCGGGCCGAGGCCGTGGGCCGGCGTGCCGGTCGCGGCGAGCTGGGGCACGCCCAGATCGCGTACGTCGCCTCGGCCGCGTTCTCCGGAGTGCTGACCGACGTCCTCACCCGCTGCGCGGCCCCCGGCACGCAGCTCACCCTGCAGGTACGGGAGTTGGAGACGCCGGCGCAGTTGGAGGCGCTGGCCTGCGGGGACATCGACGTCGGGTTCCTGCGCTGGAGGCCGGAGTACCCGGCCGAAGTCACCGCCGCCTGTCTGCTCACGGAGGACGTCGTCCTGGCGCTGCCGGCCGACGCGCCGCTGGCGGCGTACGAGGCGGTACCGGCGGCGAAGCTGCGCGACGAGCAGTTCGTGGCCCCGCACTTCGACGAGGAGTACGGCTGCCGGGACCAGATCCTGGAGGTGGCGGAGCGGGGCGGTTTCAGTCCGCGGTGCGCTCCCCCGGTGCGGGACTTCATCGCGGCGCTGACCCTGGTGGGCGGTGGTCTCGCGGTGGCCCTGGTCCCCGATTCGCTGCGCCGCGTGCAGATCCCCGGGGTGGCCTACCGCCCGCTGGCGGACGTACCGCTGACCACCCGTCTGGTGGGCGCCTACCGCAGGGGCGAGACCTCGCCTGCCGTGCGCGGCGTGATCCGCCACCTGCGGAAGGCGGCTGCCGCCACGGTCGGCACCGGCTGA
- a CDS encoding alcohol dehydrogenase catalytic domain-containing protein, which produces MAKMLAARLHALGEPMSVDTIDVPTPRPTDVLVRVKACGIVPNMANVINNWPTWFPHQPLPKFPAVFGLDAAGVVEAVGEAVLHTKPGDRVYVNPLRSCGSCQVCRGGELSRCRYFTLNGYFSTSRDGQRIFDLYPYGGFAEYMTAPQYSIVNIPDNMTFEQAGKLGYIGTSYGALKNAAAGPGQVALVDGITGTLGVASTVLALASGASRVLGTGRNEELLKRVKELDPDRVEVFRLGDGSTGAWAKSRTGGEGADYVISALGAKAPVETMLDSMQGVRRGGRVVNVGGVADRLPLDVKWLMDEQVQLIGSNWFSTAQGQELADMVATGTLDLSYLQAKPFPLSRVNEAISGLEDRDGGFSNYVVIP; this is translated from the coding sequence ATGGCGAAAATGCTCGCTGCACGACTGCACGCACTCGGTGAGCCGATGTCGGTGGACACGATCGACGTGCCCACGCCCCGCCCGACCGACGTGCTGGTACGGGTCAAGGCGTGCGGGATCGTGCCGAACATGGCCAACGTGATCAACAACTGGCCCACCTGGTTCCCGCATCAGCCGTTGCCGAAGTTCCCCGCCGTCTTCGGCCTGGACGCCGCCGGCGTGGTCGAAGCGGTCGGTGAGGCCGTGCTGCACACCAAGCCGGGTGACCGGGTGTACGTCAACCCCCTGCGTTCCTGCGGCAGTTGCCAGGTGTGCCGGGGCGGCGAACTGAGCCGCTGCCGCTACTTCACCCTGAACGGCTACTTCAGCACCTCCCGTGACGGTCAGCGGATATTCGACCTCTACCCCTACGGCGGCTTCGCGGAGTACATGACCGCCCCGCAGTACTCGATCGTCAACATCCCGGACAACATGACGTTCGAGCAGGCCGGCAAGCTGGGCTACATCGGCACGTCCTACGGCGCCCTCAAGAACGCCGCGGCGGGCCCGGGTCAGGTCGCGCTCGTCGACGGGATCACGGGAACCCTCGGTGTCGCGTCGACCGTGCTCGCGCTGGCCTCCGGCGCCTCCCGGGTCCTCGGGACCGGTCGCAACGAGGAACTCCTCAAGCGCGTCAAGGAACTTGACCCGGATCGCGTCGAGGTCTTCCGGCTGGGCGACGGCTCCACCGGCGCGTGGGCGAAGTCCCGCACCGGCGGCGAGGGCGCGGACTACGTCATCAGCGCGCTGGGCGCCAAGGCTCCGGTGGAGACGATGCTCGACTCCATGCAGGGCGTCCGCCGGGGCGGCAGGGTCGTCAACGTCGGCGGCGTTGCCGACCGGCTGCCCCTGGACGTGAAGTGGCTCATGGACGAGCAGGTCCAGCTGATCGGCTCCAACTGGTTCAGCACCGCGCAGGGGCAGGAACTCGCCGACATGGTGGCCACGGGCACCCTGGACCTGTCCTACCTGCAGGCCAAGCCCTTCCCTCTGTCCAGGGTCAACGAGGCCATCTCGGGCCTGGAGGACCGCGACGGCGGATTCAGCAACTACGTCGTCATCCCCTGA
- a CDS encoding carboxymuconolactone decarboxylase family protein, producing MARVPYLRREDADESQKPLYDRLEAERKVPTANIFLALTNAPTQLDAFLTYANSLRAADLSPRLRELAILTVGYATRSAYEVAHHQSHGLKAGLTEEQLAAVADFESSGLFDDTEKAVMRLAQESTLQVDVSEETWRAAAGHLTDKQMVELSLSIAWYNSGVRIMGLLGIDLEDNYPNPFPNS from the coding sequence ATGGCACGCGTCCCCTACCTGCGCCGCGAGGACGCCGACGAGTCGCAGAAGCCCCTGTACGACCGGCTGGAAGCCGAACGCAAGGTCCCGACGGCGAACATCTTCCTCGCCCTGACCAACGCGCCGACCCAGTTGGACGCCTTCCTGACCTACGCCAACTCGCTGCGGGCCGCCGACCTCAGCCCCCGCCTGCGTGAACTGGCCATCCTGACCGTGGGGTACGCGACCCGGTCGGCGTACGAGGTCGCGCACCACCAGTCGCACGGGCTCAAGGCCGGGCTCACCGAGGAACAGCTCGCGGCGGTGGCCGACTTCGAGTCGTCCGGTCTGTTCGACGACACGGAGAAGGCGGTGATGCGTCTCGCCCAGGAGTCCACGCTCCAGGTCGACGTCTCGGAGGAGACGTGGCGTGCCGCCGCCGGCCACCTGACGGACAAGCAGATGGTCGAACTGTCGTTGTCCATCGCCTGGTACAACTCCGGCGTCCGCATCATGGGATTGCTGGGCATCGACCTCGAGGACAACTACCCGAACCCTTTCCCCAATTCGTAA